One region of Culex pipiens pallens isolate TS chromosome 2, TS_CPP_V2, whole genome shotgun sequence genomic DNA includes:
- the LOC120426626 gene encoding WD repeat-containing protein 19, which translates to MSGDKVLYRNEEPHGQGDAYFLWQTGGSAQLMATTGSDGTVAISNRQGQLIERIVLQGLCAGFAWDRDGDLLAIITQNSPQLILWDANSQKKQTVDIGLRDPPSCIVWSKRGMLLAVATARGNLSIYNHLTTKRIPILGKHTKRITCGAWSTENVLALGSEDKFLSLSNEEGDTLRSVQLRDNPSDMHFAEMKTDERVPGENTISMILGKRTLFLYHLPEPDSPTELGFQQRYGSLLQHKWFGDGYVLLGFSQGHVVAISTHPKEVGQELWQVKNHRDSLNSIAVCKELELIASCGDNNVKIHSMSNLQETVKILTLHDQAAMKNIEWSSDGQLLGVTTSQGAVCVFVTKLHSLYAVSPPRIALLSSLAEVAIHHYAPDKVKSAPTMITLEIEPSFLAIGPYHLACGMNNHVWFYDLGRSLNDSPLLLGDREYMSEIKEVSLSSEYCAVLCGGQIMLHPIESSNETTLNREPKIFPDEIRGMAESVITCLALTNDFLCFATDLGNIVHFSLERWSTVVQFRHQVGIKALHTDLDGTRLVFIDDHNHGYVYISATEETIRIPEFPKHTIGVLWDYSHPTVFIAFDRTSCVTYTFVRASVEGKKVDKVGTTVLISDQIPLMLYDGDLCLHGSGGRLTTVVLDTHANKPGRDAKEQLAAVVRMRKHNEAWELCNLINDEEEWKQLGRSAIADLNIGFAIKVFRNIGDVAMVYALEDLVQIEDLNTLAGFCALLLNKIDEAKTLFAKSGSPLEALELCRDLLQWEQAMALAGSLAPDQLPFLAREYAQQLEFTGNHAEALMNFERGLKSDILPKSADGVIQQELLNQHVVLCKAGIARTSVKCGDYRRGVQLALELDDKQLFNDCGEALMASGHINEAAILLERGENWDKCCELFIQLKQWKKVDNILPNVTSLKLHAAYAKAKEAEGHFADAINSYHLAGDLDSVVRIYLEYLSDPHSASEILLETRSVEGSKMLSRYFEQHGDFESAIQYLVLCGSISDAFAIAQKQNKIRYYGEVLEQSSSAKPSDYLVLATHFESEKYTLLAGKYYFLGKEYSKALKHLMKASSFSNEENMALSLAIDCVASANDEKLSNQLIEYLLGETDGVPKDPKLLFRLYMAKRQFKEAAKAAMIIANQEQIAGNYRSAHDLLFSMYQELKRNNLTIASDMRASLTLLHRYTLVRTHVKRGNHLVAAKLLLEVAKNISQFPSHVVPILTSTVIECHRTGLRKSAFEYAVMLMRSEFRNQIDAKYAKKIESIVRKAPRGGLEDEGAYETSPCPVCEANLPCMDFICGQCKTTLPICIATGQHIVREDVAACPECDFPALKVEFMKILETTENQCTMCGEEIEAMRLVEIDNILPYIGTGT; encoded by the exons ATGAGCGGCGATAAG GTTCTCTATCGGAACGAGGAACCGCACGGACAGGGGGATGCGTACTTTCTGTGGCAAACGGGCGGTTCGGCCCAGCTTATGGCCACGACCGGAAGCGATGGAACGGTGGCGATCTCCAACCGGCAGGGACAGCTCATCGAGCGGATTGTGCTTCAAGG TCTCTGCGCAGGATTTGCTTGGGATCGAGACGGAGATCTACTTGCTATCATCACCCAAAACTCACCCCAGTTGATTCTATGGGATGCCAACTCCCAGAAGAAGCAAACTGTGGATATTGGTTTGAGGGATCCACCCAGCTGTATCGTTTGGTCCAAACGAGGTATGCTACTGGCAGTGGCCACAGCTAGAGGGAACCTGTCGATCTACAACCACCTGACCACCAAACGTATCCCAATTCTGGGCAAACATACCAAACGTATAACATGTGGAGCCTGGTCAACGGAAAACGTACTAGCGTTGGGAAGCGAAGACAAGTTCCTCTCACTGAGCAACGAAGAAGGCGACACGCTGAGGTCGGTCCAGCTGCGGGACAATCCTAGCGATATGCACTTTGCCGAAATGAAAACCGACGAACGAGTTCCCGGCGAGAACACCATCTCGATGATTCTGGGCAAACGGACGCTGTTCCTGTACCACCTGCCCGAGCCGGACTCACCGACGGAGTTGGGCTTTCAACAGCGGTACGGATCGCTGCTGCAGCACAAGTGGTTCGGCGATGGGTACGTACTGCTTGGGTTCAGCCAGGGTCACGTAGTTGCTATTTCGACCCATCCGAAGGAAGTCGGCCAGGAGCTGTGGCAGGTGAAGAATCATCGGGACTCGCTGAACAGTATCGCGGTGTGTAAGGAGCTGGAGCTGATTGCGTCCTGTGGGGATAACAA CGTCAAAATCCACTCCATGTCGAATctccaagaaacggtcaagatcCTCACATTACACGATCAAGCCGCCATGAAGAACATCGAGTGGAGCTCCGATGGCCAACTACTGGGCGTCACCACTTCGCAAGGCGCTGTCTGCGTGTTCGTTACCAAACTCCACTCCCTGTACGCCGTTTCGCCGCCACGGATCGCTCTGCTTTCGAGCCTTGCCGAAGTGGCCATCCATCACTACGCGCCGGATAAGGTCAAGTCAGCGCCGACGATGATCACGCTGGAGATCGAACCTTCCTTTCTGGCGATCGGACCGTACCATCTGGCTTGCGGCATGAACAACCACGTGTGGTTCTACGATCTGGGACGATCGCTGAACGATAGTCCGCTGCTGCTGGGTGATCGCGAGTACATGTCCGAGATAAAGGAGGTTTCGCTAAGTTCAGAGTACTGTGCGGTGCTGTGTGGCGGTCAGATCATGCTGCATCCG ATTGAGTCCTCGAACGAGACTACCCTGAATCGAGAGCCGAAAATTTTCCCAGATGAGATACGTGGCATGGCGGAGTCGGTGATCACGTGTTTGGCGCTGACCAACGACTTTCTCTGCTTCGCTACGGAT CTCGGCAACATTGTGCACTTTTCGCTGGAGCGTTGGTCAACGGTGGTCCAGTTTCGGCACCAGGTCGGTATCAAAGCCCTTCACACCGACCTGGATGGCACGCGGCTGGTGTTTATCGACGATCACAACCACGGGTACGTGTACATCTCGGCAACGGAGGAAACCATACGGATTCCGGAGTTTCCCAAGCACACGATCGGCGTGCTGTGGGATTACTCGCACCCGACGGTGTTCATCGCGTTCGATCGGACCAGCTGTGTGACGTACACGTTCGTGCGGGCTTCGGTCGAGGGTAAGAAGGTCGACAAGGTCGGCACTACCGTGCTGATCAGCGATCAGATCCCGTTGATGCTGTACGACGGGGATCTTTGTCTGCACGGAAGTGGAGGTCGGTTGACCACGGTCGTGCTGGACACGCACGCGAACAAACCCGGCCGCGATGCGAAAGAACAGCTGGCGGCGGTCGTGCGGATGCGGAAGCACAACGAGGCCTGGGAGCTGTGCAACCTGATCAACGACGAGGAAGAGTGGAAACAGCTGGGACGGTCGGCGATAGCGGATCTGAACATTGGGTTTG CTATCAAAGTGTTTCGCAACATTGGGGACGTTGCGATGGTTTACGCGCTGGAGGATTTAGTACAAATAGAGGATCTCAACACGCTGGCAGGGTTCTGTGCCCTGCTGCTGAACAAAATCGACGAAGCAAAGACgctgttcgccaaaagtggaAGTCCGTTGGAAGCGCTGGAGCTGTGCCGAGATTTGCTACAGTGGGAACAGGCGATGGCGCTGGCAGGTTCACTAGCACCTGATCAGCTTCCCTTCTTGGCGAGGGAGTACGCTCAGCAGTTGGAGTTTAC cgGGAATCACGCGGAAGCTCTGATGAACTTCGAGCGTGGTCTCAAGAGTGACATTCTGCCGAAATCGGCAGACGGAGTGATTCAGCAGGAACTGCTAAACCAACACGTCGTGCTGTGCAAGGCGGGAATCGCTCGGACAAGCGTCAAGTGCGGAGACTATCGGCGAGGAGTTCAGCTTGCGCTGGAGCTGGATGACAAGCAGCTGTTCAATGATTGTGGTGAAGCGCTGATGGCTTCCGGTCATATCAACGAAGCTGCGATACTGCTGGAGAGGGGTGAAAACTGGGACAAGTGCTGCGAGCTGTTCATCCAGCTGAAGCAGTGGAAGAAGGTAGATAACATCTTGCCGAACGTGACTAGTCTGAAGCTGCACGCGGCCTATGCCAAAGCAAAAGAGGCGGAAGGGCACTTTGCGGATGCCATCAACAGTTACCATCTGGCCGGTGATTTGGACAGTGTCGTGCGGATATACCTGGAGTACCTGTCCGATCCGCACAGTGCTTCGGAGATTCTGCTGGAGACACGATCCGTTGAAGGATCCAAAATGCTGTCCAGATACTTTGAGCAGCACGGTGACTTCGAGTCAGCAATACAATATCTGGTGTTGTGCGGGTCTATCAGTGATGCATTCGCAATTGCACAAAAGCAGAACAAAATCCGGTATTACGGTGAAGTCCTGGAGCAGAGCTCCAGTGCGAAGCCGAGTGATTATCTGGTGCTGGCAACACACTTTGAAAGCGAAAAGTACACGCTTCTTGCAGGGAAATACTACTTCCTGGGGAAAGAATACTCGAAAGCGTTGAAGCATCTTATGAAAGCATCCTCCTTCAGCAACGAGGAAAACATGGCTCTATCGCTGGCGATCGACTGCGTTGCTTCGGCAAACGATGAAAAGTTGTCGAATCAGTTGATCGAATACCTGCTCGGTGAAACCGACGGCGTTCCCAAAGATCCCAAGCTGTTGTTCCGGCTGTACATGGCAAAGCGACAGTTCAAGGAAGCCGCCAAAGCGGCGATGATCATCGCCAACCAGGAACAGATCGCTGGAAACTACCGTAGCGCGCACGATCTGCTGTTCTCGATGTACCAGGAGCTGAAGCGTAACAACCTGACGATAGCGTCGGACATGAGGGCGTCGCTGACGCTGCTGCACCGGTACACGCTGGTACGAACGCACGTGAAGCGTGGAAATCATCTAGTTGCGGCGAAGCTGCTCCTGGAGGTCGCCAAGAATATCTCCCAGTTTCCGTCAC ACGTCGTCCCGATCCTCACCTCAACGGTGATCGAGTGCCACCGGACGGGGCTGCGCAAGTCGGCGTTCGAGTACGCGGTGATGCTGATGCGGTCCGAGTTCCGGAACCAGATCGACGCCAAGTACGCCAAGAAGATCGAGTCGATCGTGCGAAAGGCGCCGCGCGGCGGCCTCGAGGACGAGGGCGCGTACGAGACCAGTCCGTGCCCGGTGTGCGAGGCGAACCTGCCCTGTATGGACTTTATCTGCGGCCAGTGCAAGACGACGCTGCCGATCTGTATCGCTACG GGTCAACACATCGTGCGAGAGGACGTGGCAGCCTGTCCGGAGTGCGATTTCCCAGCTTTAAAGGTCGAATTTATGAA GATTCTGGAGACGACCGAAAACCAGTGTACCATGTGCGGCGAGGAGATTGAAGCGATGCGGCTGGTGGAGATTGACAACATTCTACCTTACATCGGTACGGGGACGTAA